The Toxorhynchites rutilus septentrionalis strain SRP chromosome 3, ASM2978413v1, whole genome shotgun sequence genome includes a region encoding these proteins:
- the LOC129773578 gene encoding uncharacterized protein K02A2.6-like, translated as MSKDAEAWAKSCAVCVTNGRPERPTPMARVFTPDSVWETVAVDLNGPYSKFNNVSILVIVDYRSRYLIAKPVRSTNFEHTRSVLDKVFDRKGYPKHIKSDNGPPFNGTDIKNIALSTMFTPSSPHHCTHNKTAWQRAA; from the coding sequence ATGTCGAAGGATGCGGAGGCATGGGCGAAGTCATGTGCGGTGTGCGTAACCAACGGAAGACCCGAAAGGCCTACTCCCATGGCAAGAGTTTTCACCCCCGATTCGGTGTGGGAGACGGTCGCCGTAGACTTAAACGGGCCCTATTCGAAGTTCAATAATGTCTCAATCCTGGTAATAGTGGACTACCGGTCCAGATATCTGATTGCTAAACCGGTTAGATCCACAAATTTTGAGCATACAAGATCCGTTTTGGATAAAGTTTTCGACAGAAAAGGTTACCCGAAACACATAAAATCGGACAACGGTCCTCCTTTTAACGGGACGGATATAAAGAATATTGCCTTGAGCACGATGTTCACGCCATCTTCTCCACACCACTGTACCCACAACAAAACGGCCTGGCAGAGAGCTGCATGA